In Cryptococcus neoformans var. grubii H99 chromosome 9, complete sequence, a genomic segment contains:
- a CDS encoding zinc metalloprotease: MWRTTKQWRPPPIHLLWLVLVVVVVLLTPVDARSPHPAPLRRLTTATSHLSILPRRPKNGLVPRYSTLLPPPPSTLKHSDSLVLTLDLPDLLPFKVKLFVQPSEHMFHPDARIKHGQQVIGELREEDWRLYTGEVVHPSYIDRLTALYAIGAHQPLSERSQIHGRASVMVHHPGDLDGHDAVWEGSFTVDGELYNVMTRENYERVKTWEDVNVQGMGQMVIFRQSDMRHDQGTNKTIPSCSHDSLEFNDLSNPVFNTFSTHDTSSYSFLNPLGMFWKRGDTGGMTGSSNYIGSINDTSGCPDTQKIVYMGVALDCNYVAAYGSADAARTQVLNNWNQVSALYKSSFKISLGIIELQVQNITCPSTPVSGEEWNVGCDTNITLDTRLGDFSAWRGAKGDDGAGLWHLMSACPTDSEVGVAWLGTLCQTDSSQQSSGTVSGTGISTATKTEWSLIAHEIGHGFGAIHDCTSGCSLSGSCCPLTTSTCNANGQFIMNPTTSTTEQTFSGCTLGNICSNIGNRAVSTSCIQTPGDRSVISLQQCGNGIVEDGEDCDPGGNTTSSCCDSSTCKFTSGAVCDPSNSACCTSSCQYSPSNTTCRPAVNDICDYPEYCTGTSANCPEDQTAEDGTSCGSDGLKCASGTCTSLDQQCRTVGATMGLSEACGQRDDTSCVVTCKDPNSTSSCVVLQTPLVDGSPCGYGGHCYNQTCESGSWQATAAAWYRQNLQISIPVTIIVGLIVLAILFFIARCIYRSCCRRRGAGAAAARNTKYVPANGDTYYGPPPTQSQSGGMMQMSRVAAPQPALQRGYESRASVEPLMAGSGVGAGAGGYGRPNSDYDHGQVYPPGQRYSQQGYGDTFSASGQGYERDGHGGGGYGGQGYEYHQAPQYSSFAAGTGGGEGGGGGGMYGQSGGWVDDRTWNGQYYGRQEAYGR, translated from the exons ATGTGGAGAACGACGAAGCAATGGAGGCCTCCACCTATACACCTCCTGTGGCTCGTCTTGGTCGTCGTGGTGGTACTCTTGACACCAGTAGATG CCCGATCACCTCACCCTGCCCCTCTGCGGAGACTGACAACAGCCACCTCTCACTTATCCATCCTCCCTCGCAGACCTAAAAATGGGCTCGTCCCACGATACTCGacccttctccctccgccACCGTCTACTCTCAAACATTCCGATAGCCTCGTTCTTACTCTCGACCTTCCTGATCTCTTACCTTTCAAAGTAAAGTTATTTGTACAACCCTCGGAACACATGTTCCACCCTGATGCTCGGATAAAGCATGGGCAACAAGTAATTGGAGAattgagagaagaagactggAGATTGTATACTGGTGAAGTAGTTCACCCGAGCTACATCGATAGATTGACCGCTCTCTATGCTATTGGAGCTCACCAGCCATTGTCAGAGAGGTCACAGATCCATGGTCGAGCGAGCGTGATGGTTCACCATCCCGGCGATCTTGACGGACATGATGCAGTATGGGAAGGATCATTCACTGTCGATGGAGAGCTGTATAATGTAATGACTAGGGAGAATTATGAGAGGGTGAAGACATGGGAAGATGTCAATGTCCAAGGTATGGGCCAAATGGTAATTTTCCGGCAAAGTGACATGAGGCACGACCAAGGCACCAACAAAACAATACCTTCTTGTTCCCACGATTCGTTGGAATTCAACGATCTCTCCAACCCCGTATTCAACACGTTCTCCACCCATGATACCTCTTCctattccttcctcaacccTTTGGGCATGTTCTGGAAAAGAGGCGATACGGGCGGTATGACCGGTTCGTCCAACTATATAGGCTCGATCAACGATACCAGCGGTTGTCCCGATACCCAAAAGATTGTTTACATGGGCGTCGCTCTGGACTGCAACTATGTCGCCGCTTACGGTTCCGCCGATGCCGCCCGAACTCAAGTCCTCAACAACTGGAACCAAGTTTCAGCACTGTATAAATCATCATTCAAAATCTCCCTCGGTATCATCGAGCTCCAAGTACAAAACATCACTTGCCCCTCTACGCCCGTATCAGGGGAAGAATGGAACGTAGGTTGCGACACGAACATTACCCTCGATACAAGACTGGGCGATTTCAGCGCGTGGAGAGGAGCCAAGGGGGACGATGGAGCCGGTCTTTGGCATTTGATGAGTGCGTGCCCGACAGACTCGGAAGTGGGGGTAGCGTGGCTCGGGACGTTGTGTCAGACGGATAGCTCGCAGCAGAGTTCGGGGACAGTTTCGGGGACAGGTATTAGTACCGCTACCAAGACGGAGTGGAGTTTGATCGCTCATGAAATCGGACATGG ATTTGGGGCCATTCATGATTGTACATCAGGCTGCTCTCTCTCTGGCTCTTGTTGTCCTTTAACAACATCGACGTGCAATGCAAACGGCCAATTTATCATGAATCCCACCACATCCACGACAGAACAAACGTTCTCGGGATGTACGCTGGGAAATATATGCAGTAATATTGGAAATAGAGCCGTGTCGACGAGCTGTATACAAACGCCGGGGGATAGAAGTGTTATCAGTTTACAGCAGTGTGGTA ATGGGAttgtggaagatggagaggattgCGATCCGGGAGGAAACACGACTTCGTCATGCTGCGACTCTTCCA CCTGTAAATTCACCTCTGGCGCCGTCTGCGACCCTTCCAACTCTGCATGCTGTACCTCCTCTTGCCAATACTCACCCTCCAACACCACCTGCCGCCCGGCCGTTAACGATATCTGCGACTACCCCGAATACTGTACCGGCACCTCTGCAAACTGTCCAGAGGATCAGACGGCGGAAGACGGGACGAGCTGTGGATCGGATGGGTTGAAGTGTGCGAGCGGGACGTGTACGAGTTTGGATCAGCAGTGTAGGACGGTGGGGGCGACTATGGGTTTGAGCGAAGCGTGTGGGCAAAGGGATGATACGAGCTGTGTGGTCACGTGTAAGGATCCGAATTCGAC AAGCTCTTGTGTGGTACTTCAAACCCCTCTGGTGGATGGGTCCCCATGCG GTTACGGCGGCCATTGTTACAACCAGACATGTGAATCCGGATCATGGCAAGCTACCGCCGCAGCATGGTACAGACAAAACCTCCAAATCTCAATCCCAGTCACAATCATCGTAGGGTTGATCGTCCTCGCCATCCTGTTTTTCATCGCGCGCTGCATCTATCGCTCATGTTGCCGTCGTCGAGGTGCCGGCGCCGCCGCTGCCCGAAATACAAAATACGTGCCAGCAAATGGAGATACATACTATGGCCCTCCACCAACCCAGTCCCAGTCGGGCGGAATGATGCAGATGTCGCGGGTGGCAGCGCCCCAGCCGGCTCTCCAAAGGGGTTACGAGTCTCGTGCGTCAGTGGAACCATTGATGGCCGGTTCCGGAGTTGGTGCTGGTGCGGGGGGGTATGGTAGGCCAAATAGCGACTACGACCACGGTCAGGTTTATCCTCCAGGCCAGAGGTATTCACAGCAGGGGTACGGAGATACTTTTTCTGCCTCTGGGCAGGGATACGAAAGGGATGGGCATGGTGGTGGGGGGTATGGGGGGCAGGGATACGAGTACCACCAGGCACCGCAATATAGCTCGTTTGCGGCGGGTacaggtggaggagagggaggaggagggggagggatGTACGGCCAGTCAGGCGGTTGGGTGGATGATAGGACGTGGAATGGACAATACTATGGACGGCAGGAGGCTTATGGGAGGTAA